The DNA sequence AATCGCCGGTCAGTACTCGCGCAACGAGATATGGTCATTGGGGGCGGGCTATGTTCAAGGCCCGCTGACGCTAGGCATAGGCTATTTGGACATCATCGACCCGAATTTTTCAGCTGTTGGCAACAGCGCTCAGTCAAGCGCCACCGGTTCGAATTTTGGATCGAATGTGGTGATTAGCGGATACGCGTCCGCGAAGAGCCAAAAAGTATTTGCAGCGGGGGGAGCCTATACGATCGGGGCGGCGACAATCGGTGGGACCTACAGCAACACGCAATTCAAGAAATTGAGGGGCGAGGCTGGCGTCGGTTTGAATCCGGTTGAATATACAGGCGGATCCGCGAAATTCCCCAACGTGAACTCAATTTAAAGTATCAGGTTATCCCTGCCTTGCTTTTTAGAATTGCCTATGACTTTACGAAGGGGTACGGCGTGAACAGTGTGCAATACCATCAGGCAGCGCTGGGGGCGTGCTACTTTTTATCCAAGCGGACCGACCTTTACCTCGCGGGGGTCTTTCAACATGCGTCGGGTAGCGTCGTTCGACGGAATTCTGTCAATCCGGAATCCATGTACAGCAATGGGGGGCGATTTGAGTTGAATGATATGGACGCTCCCCACCTAACGTGGTGTTTGACGTTAACGGCACTGCCGCAACAGAAATGCAAAATAGGGTAGATCATATTAGCTTCGCCGGTTAATCAAAGGGGATCCGTCATGACACATACCGCCGTTGGTGTGGATATCGCAAAGAACGTGATGCAAGTTCACTGGGTTGATCCTCGGACTGGCGAGGTCGTGAATCGACCGATAAAGCGAGCCGCTTTTCTCGAATATTTTGCTAACCGCTCGCCTTGTCTGATAGGAATGGAGTCGTGCAGCGGGTCACAACATTGGGCGCGGCAACTGGTCCAGATGGGTCACCAGGTAAAGTTAATGCCGGCAAAGTTCGTGAAAGCGTTCAATATTGCAAACAAAAGCGATGCTGCCGACGCACGTGCCATATGGATGGCGACTCAGATGCAAAGCAAGCCTGTGGCAATAAAGACAGAGTCTCAACAAGCTGTCCTAGCATTGCATAGGATGCGTCAGCAGCTCATCAAATTTCGAACGATGCAGATCAATAGTCTGCGAGGCTTGCTCACCGAATACGGCGAAGTCATCGGCACTGGCCGCGCTGCTTTAGAGAAAGGCATAATCGGAGTTTTCGCCCGACTATCAGATCGGTTGCCTATGATGTTGATCGATACGCTTCGTGAGCAGTGGAACGGGGTTGATGAGATCGATCGGCAAGTCGCGCAGATTGAACGGCGTTTAAATGAATGGATGAAGAACAATGAGGCCGTCAAGGCGATTGCAGCCATCCCGGGCGTCGGATTGCTTAGCGCGACGGCGGCGGTTGCAACGATGGGCGACGCAGGAACGTTCAAGTCCGGCAGGGAGTTCTCGGCGTGGCTTGGTCTTGTTCCGCGCAGAGCGGCTCCGGAGGCAAGGTAGCGTTACTCGGCATAAGTAAGCGAGGCGATACCTATCTCAGAACGTTACTCGTGCATGGCGTTCGAAGCGTTATCTATCATGTCAAAGAGCCCGGGGCGTGGGTGGAACAGATGAAACTACGGCGTCCACTAAATGTCGTCATAGTAGCCATGGCAAACAAATTGGCTCGAATTATATGGGCAGTGCTCGCCCATCAAAAGCCTTATCAGAAGGGTCACAAGAGCGTTCGACCCATCTGACACCAAGTTTAAAAGCACGATGCTGTAGGAAAGGATGGAGTGTCCAAAGTTGCGGCGGTATTTGAGTGTAATGACAGAGCAGGTCGGACCTGGGATTCACCAAGCCTGAAAATTTGTCTGAGCCACTGAGCTCGTGAGTTGAATGAGGCGTGAATCCGCGGATTTCATAGGGGCCCGCAGCGAAGCAGGCTGCAATAAGGCCGTATGTAGAACTGCAGCCCATCCTGTCCGTCACGCACTGAAAGACCTGGCGCAAAGGGGGGCGTCCATGTAGACAGATTTATGCCCACTCGGACCGACATGATTCTATCAATTCGCATCAGTGCGACGCAAATCTGTCAGTTGGCGTTCATTGCAAACCCCGAAGTCAGTGGGGGCAACAATTTAAATTGTCATCGCTAGTAGGCGTGTATCACCATGCGGATAGCACGCATCTGGCGTAGCGGGCCGAGCGAGAATCGGAGCGGCTTGATATTCAAATTTAGAGCTTAAGCGGCCTAATCCGGCATGCAGCAAACGGCATTTTCCGACGCGAATAATGCGGAAATACCGAACAGTGATATTACCGTATCAAACGTAACCGTTATTCATAACACAGATAATTTTTCATTTTTGGACAACCTGTATCCCACATTTTTACGTAGAACAACCGCGAGCATCACGCGATGTTCGCATCCGGCTCTACCGTTACGAGGTAATTCGTATAACGAAGCAATTGGTAAGTCTGTCGAAGACCATCAAAGATGCTTTGTCAACACGGGGTAAATGTTTGTTGCTTGCGGCCCCGTTTCTATATGAAATCCAACTCTGTTCCGGAAAGTAGGGCGCATGGCGATCACTCTCTGGAACATCACGCAAAGCGTCGAAGATAAGGCTCTGTCCCTTGCTTTCGCCCAATAGGATCTTAGGGGAAACCCAGGGCAAGAATCCGGAATTTAATCTGAAAATGTGAATTGACGCTTTTATACGCACAATGTTGACAAAATTAAGTCGGCTTACGCAAGTCCAGGCCACATAGTCTTAGCGATCGACGTCAGAGTACGAGTGCGGCTAGCGGCGGTTGTCAACGTAGTTGTCGCGTCACTTCAAGCGGACTGCTTTAGTTCTTCCAGATGCATGCGCTCCGGATTGAGCCAGACTTCATCCTTCAATTTCCAGTTGCGCGTCGATCGGGACCAACGCTGTGGATTGCGCTGCCTGGCCTCTGCATAAACGGCTTCACGTTGCGCGAGCACTGCGGCGGCTACGCCGTTGTGGCGCTGCGCCGGCGTGACGAATTTCAGGCCGCTGTGTTTGTGCTCCTGGTTGTACCAACGCACGAATTTCTGCGTCCAGGCACGGGCCTCATCCACGCTGCCGAACGGCCTGCGTGGATAGTCGGGCCGGTACTTGCAGGTCCGGAACAGCGACTCTGCGTAGGGGATATGTGATCGATCACATATCCCGTATGCCGAGGCGCTGTTCCGCACGGCCAAGTACCGCCCGGAGTTCCCCAACACGGGCTTCGCCGATCTCAATGCTGCACGCGACTGGGCGAGCGACTTCGTGCATTGGTACAACTTCGACCACCGCCACAGCAGCATCCGCTACGTCAGCCCGGCGCAGCGTCACGACGGCGAGGATCACGTGATCCTCGCGGCGCGTCACGAGGTGTATGTCCAGGCGCGGGAACGCAACCCGGCACGCTGGTCACGCTGCACTCGAGACTGGACACCAATCGGCGCCGTCACCCTCAATCCGGAGCGCGAGTCAGTCGTCACGATAGCCTCGCACGCCACACTTAAACAGCCTTTGGCTGCATGACTGAGGCGACAAGTACCTTGACACGCGCCGAATGGCTGACATGGCACGGCAAGGGTTTCAAAGCCGTCGAAAGGCTCAAGCAAATTCATGACATGTTCGGACTTGTACCTGAAGACTCGGCGCACATGGCGTTGTGGTGGAATCTCCGTGGGACGTATTGGTACCTGGAGTCCACGGTCGATACATAGTCAACTACGGATGGCGCTATCAGCGCGGCATGCCAATCAGCAGCATCGCGGAATCGGCGGTCAATGAAATCGTGAGCTTGCGCTGTGCGAAGAAGCGGCAGATGCGCTGGACCAATAAAGGTGCGCACCTGCTCGTTCAGGTTCGGGTCGCCGTGCTAAACGGGGATCTAAAAATGCGAGAAATGCCGGAACCGCTGCAATTCTACGCAGAGCGGAAACGTGACGATCGCTGCCAACGTGATGCCTAACCCTGCCTCCGGATTTGACTGCACCCGTCTACGGTAGTTCAGTTTTGCTGGTCGCACGCTCCGAAGACTACCGTTTTTGGGTTTGGTATCGACACCTGTATCAAAGCAGGCAACTGTTGTCCATTAATGCACCGCGCCACACTGTCGTTCTCTGCGAGTCGTCAGCACCTGCAGTTTAGCGCGTCCGACTTTTAAGCTGCGACGCCGTTCAAGGGCAAGACTTGGTGGGTCCCAGATTTGGAGAAGCCTCTGACTTTTGCAGCGTAGCCTGACGTTGCTATTTCGGACGACACTATCAAAGCGGTTTTTCGGACACAACGCCGTGGCTCTCAATGTCGCGTTGTATGGGCGATTGAATTGGCGTTCCGGGTACTGATGTATCAGAAAATTCAGCCTCCACATCGTTCTGATGATAAAGCGCCTCACGCATTTTTGACGGATCGAATGCATGCTCCCATTTTGCGATAACCACGGCGGCGACCGCATTGCCAATAATGGAAGTCACTGACCGCGCTTCGCCCATGAACCGATCAATGCCGACCAGCAGGGCAATGGCGCTCAAAGGCAGAACGTGGACGCTGGAAAGGGTGGCGGCGAGCGCTATAAATCCACCGCCCGGAACGCCGCTCATGCCTTTCGACGTAAACAGCCCCATTGCAAGCACGACCAATTCCTGGCCCAGCGTCAAGTGCGTATTCGTGGCTTGAGCGATGAACACGACGGCCATGGTCAGGTAGATGCATACCCCATCCAGATTGAACGCATAACCGGTTGGCACTACCAGGCCTACGATCGATTTTCCGCATCCCATTCGCTCGAGTTTCTCCAATAAGCGAGGTAAGGCGGGTTCCGCGCTCGATGTGCCGAGCGTAATCAATATTTCTGTTTTCAAGTACGCGAGAAAGCGGAAGACGTTGATTCCGCAGAGTTTCAGTATTGTCCCCAGCACAACGAAGATGAATATCAAACAAGTGACATAAAAAGCCAGCATCAAATGCCCCAGCGCAAGTAAGCTGCCAAGGCCGTATTTGCCAACGGTAAAAGCGATCGCACCGAAAGCGCCGATTGGCGCGAACTTCATCATGAAGCCGACCACGCCGAACAGGGTGTGAAGAAATTCATCGACGATATTCACAAGCAGTGCTGCCTTTGTTCCTGCATTGGCAAGCGCGAGACCAAACAGGACCGCAATAAAGACGACCGGGAGAATCTCTCCGTGCACGAATGCGCCGACGAAACTCTCCGGGATAATGCGCATGAAAAAATCCTGAACGGTCTGATCCCTGGCGACTTTTGCGTATCCGGCCACGGATGAGGTGTCCAAGGTTCTCGGATCGACGTTCATGCCGCCGCCGGGGTTCATCATGTGAGCCACTATCAAACCGATCGCGAGCGCTGCGGTTGTCACTGCCTCAAAGTAGATCAGCGATTTTAGTCCAACGCGGCCCACTGTCTTGATGTCGCCCATTTTCGCAATGCCGGTGACAACCGTCGCAAAGACTACAGGCGCCACAATCATCTTGACGAGCTTAATGAACGCATCGGCAAAGATTTTCATTTCGACGCCAAGCTTCGGCTCGATCGCACCAAATGCGATACCGAGCGCTACCCCGATGAGCACTTGAATATAGAGCGGACTCACCGCTTTGCGGATTGAAAAGCTCACTACTGTCTCCTGATAGCATTTTGGGCGCACGCTCGAATCAATTCGAATCAGTAGCTGTGTGGTGCGAGCAGCGTTTTCAGCTTCGCCACGGCGCTATCCGGAGTGGTGAGGACCGGTCGGCCCGACGCGGTTTGTGTAGCAGGCGAAGCGCTAGTCATTGAAAATTGGGCGAAACAAATGACGTGGCAATCCACCGCTTCAGCAGAAGCCTGGGCGATCAGATGATCATGTGTTCCGGCGTCGCCCTGTTGCAGCGCTGCCCATGCCTCAGGCACGCAGATACTCCGCAAGTCGATGGTCTTTGAAGCTTGTCGTGCGAGGTCTTCGAATTCCGCCGTGATTGGTGCAATAGAAGGAGCGAAGGTCGCGATCAACGCTATCTTCGAGCCCAGTTCGAGCGCTTGAGAAATCATTGCCTCGTTCGGCTTAAGAACCGGCACGGAGACTCCCGCTCGTGCCGCATCGATAGCAGGGCCGAACGCCGAGCAGGTAAACAGGACACCATCCGCGCCGGAATCGACCGCGTAGCGCGTTAACGCAGAAAATCGCGTGACCAGCGCTGCGATGTTTCCGTTGGCCGCCTTGAGGTCTGCCGTGAGCGAATCTTCTAAGATGTTGAAAACGCTCGCCTGCGGCCACAGTCGCTTAAAACCTTCGGCGATCGGGGCGATGGCGAGCGGTGTCGCGTGGATCAATGAAACACGTGTTGGTTTAGTCATAAGGAAGCGACCTTAAATTGTATTTAATTGCACTTTAGTACATTAAGAGACTTTTAGGGCTCGGGGAAGACCCGATGCAGGCCCATGTTATCTCTCGCCCCCTCGGCTAAAATATCAGCCAGAAGATGGCGAGACTCGTATCTGAGCCCTGTTTGTGGTAATTATCAGTGAACACTGAAATTGTTCTACGATGAAAAACGAGACAACTAGCGCCCTGGCCGACCAAGTGGCGGCAAAAATTATTGATATCGCGAGAACTCGCGCGCTTCCTGCGGGCGAGCATCTGCGCGAAGAAGCCCTTGCGGCGGAACTTGGGCTTTCCCGGACGCCTGTCAGGCGAGGGCTCGCGCTGTTGGAAACGTTCGGAATCGTGGTGAAAGAGCCGAATCGCGGGATTTTTCTTGCGGTCGACGCGCATGGGATCGACATCGGCAAACTGCCCTTCGGTGTCGACCCCCTTGAAGATTTCTATTTGCGCGTTTCAGACGATTGCCTAAACGGCGATATCGCAGAAGAGTTTTATGAGGCCGCTTTGCTGCGCAAGTACGACATCCCGCGCGGCCAATTGCTCAAGGTTCTCTCGCGCCTGTCGAACGAAGGGATGATCGCTCGAAAGCCGGGCCAGGGATGGCGTATCAATCCTTTTTTGCATAACACCGAAGCGCATATACAGAGCTATCGTTTCCGGATGGCTATCGAGCCTGCCGCGCTCATGGAGACGGGCTTCCGCGTTGACAAAGCCGCGTTCGCGAAGGCGCGCAAGATCCAGCAGGAAATGCTGGAAGGCGACATCTTCAAGTTGTCCAGGTCCATGCTGTTCAAGAATGGCTCGGAGTTCCACGAGATGCTGGTGCGTTGCTCGGGAAACCGTTTCTTCATCGAAGCCATTGAGCGGCAAAATCAGCTGCGCCGGTTCATGGAGTACAAGGCAGCGACTGACCGGCCGCGGCTGATCCGGCAATGTCAGGAGCATTTGGAACTGCTTGACATGATCGAAAGCGGAGCAAGGGATCATGCCGCTGCGTTTTTACGGCGGCATCTGGACATTGTGAGCAAGATCAAAGCTCGGGCGGAAGCAAAAGAGGAACAAGAGGCGAGTCATCGCCTCCAGCCTGAAGCGCATTTATGAGCCAAGTCGCTACACCTGCGTAGAGCCCGGCTACGCGCCGGATGAAGTTGGACTGAAACGGGTATTCGGTGTTCCACGAGCTCGCCTTGTCGGCCAATTTCGCCGATCTTTCGCTAGGCGATACCAATCTCAATCACCGGTTGCCACGCGCTACGTCACGCCTGACTTCAGCTGCATCATTGCGGGTTAACGAGACTGACATTTCATAAGTTTGTCGCTTACATTGTATTTCATCGCATTTAGATACATTGTGAGGCACAGCCGATCTGCATCTGGCGAAAATATCTGCCGTAGCGCTGAGGCCACCTCGGATGCAGATTCCAGGTAAAGAATCACGTCGATAATTGTACCGTGAGTCAATAAGATACAAATTGATATAAACACTTGACCGAGCGGCACACAAAACAGCAACAACAAAGTACAGGAGACGCGGCGATGAAGAAGTTATCGGTCACGGTAGTTGCAGGAATAGGATGCGCAATGGCACCGAGCGTATTCGCGCAAAGCAGTGTGACGCTGTACGGAATTGTGGATGTTGGCATCAGCTACGCGAGCAATGTGGGCGGCCACGCTCAAGCTCAGGAGCAGAGTGGGATCTTTAACGGCAATCGCTTCGGCTTCAAAGGACTAGAGGATCTCGGTGGCGGTTTAAGCGCGGTGTTCCAACTCGAAGATGGGTTCAGCGCGAACAATGGCACGTTCGGGCAAGGGACAACCAGCACTACCGGCGCCATGGCGACAGCCGCGGTCACGAGACTTTTTGGACGCCAGGCCTGGGTCGGTATCAAGTCGCCATGGGCAACAGTGATGCTGGGACGCCAGTACGATTTCATGTATGACCTGGCGCCGATCGCCGCATCAAACTATGCGACGTCTTACATGCATCGCCCCGGGACGGCAAACGCTCTCCTTGGAAACAACGGCAGTACGACCGACTTCGACCGGATCGGTGGTGCGCGCGTCGATAACTCGGTCAAGCTCAGCAGCGCGTCGCTCGGTGGCTTCTCGTTGGGCGGGATTTACGGTTTCGGCGGCCAAGCCGGTGCTTTTTCAAATGGCAGCACCCAGGGTGCCGGCGTCAAGTACGCGCAGGGCAACCTGCAAGTCGCTGCCGCCTGGACCAACCTCAAGGAAGCCGACGCTTCGAGCAGCTATCGGGTCTACGGTGGCGGAGCCCGCTATCACATCGGTCCGGTTCGATTGGCGGCGGTGTACACCAACGCGGAATGGACCGCGAGGGGCGATCGTGTTGATACGGTCGAGTTCGGTGCGCAGTACCTCATCACTCCCGCATTCTCATTAGCTGCTGCGTACTACTACTCAAAGCCCAACAACGAGGCGAAGAACGTCATTTTGAAAGGAACGCGAAACCAGGTAGGAGCAGTGGCGGACTATGCCTTTTCCAAGACAACCGATGTTTATCTGGCCTGCGACTATCAACGTGCCAAGCATGGCTACGCCGCGCAGATCTACAGCCTTTCGCCAACCGATGCGGCAACCAATCACCAAAGCGTGATCGCCGTCGGCGTCCAGCATTATTTCTAAACTGGCTTGCCCCGTGTGCAACGGGAAAGCCAAGATACATGCAAGGAGATGACATGAAGTCGGAGATTCATCAGAGGACAATGAGCAAGGTCTCGCGGCGGCTCATTCCGTTCATGATATTGATGTTTTTAATCAATTTTCTGGATCGTGTGAACATCAGCTTTGCAGCTCTGGAGATGAACAAGGATCTGGGGCTAAGTCCAAGCGTCTATGGGTTAGCAGCCGGGATCCTTTTTGTTGGCTACGTTGCGTTCGAGATTCCAAGCAACCTGATTCTTCAGAAAGTGGGAGCACGCGTCTGGCTCGCGAGAATCATGATCACCTGGGGCATCCTGGCAACGTTGATGGCCTTCGTGTTTAACGCGTGGACATTATTCTCGCTGCGCGCATTAATTGGAGTAGCTGAAGCCGGTTTCTTTCCAGGCTTGCTGTTCTACATGATGCGCTGGTTCCCGGCCGAGGAACGCGGGAAAGCGATCACTGTGTTCATGCTTGGGAATCCGATCTCGGTTGTTTTAGGTGGTCCGCTTTCGGTAACCATCTTGCACTATTCACATCATTTTGGCGGTTTCGCCGGGTGGCAATGGCTATTTATCATCGAAGGAATTCCAGCGGTCATCATTGGGCTTGTCACTTTGTTTTGGTTGACCGAGCGACCCCATGACGCGAAGTGGCTTCAGACGGATGAGCGAGACTGGTTAATCAACAAGATAGGCGAGGAAATGCGAGCGAAGGACGGTAAGAAGGGCAGCCCGGTTCGCGTGGCGGACGTGTTCACTCATGGTCCCACGCTTGCGTTCGCATTCTCCAAGTTCTGCGTCTTGCTTGCGTTCTTCGGCATCACTTTATGGCTGCCGCAGATTGTCAAAAGCCTTGGGTCGTTAAGTACGGTCGAAGCGGGAATTGTGTCTGCGGTGCCTTATGTTTTCTCTGCGCTGGCAAGCATCGCTATCGGTCGACATTCCGACAAAACCGGGGAACGGAAGTGGCATATTGCGTTGCCCGCATTCCTGGGCGCCGCTGGGTTCGTAGTCGCGGCCATCGCAGGCAACCCGTGGCTTGCCATGGCCGGCCTCTGTGTTGCTGCGGCAGGCCTTTGGGTATCCAACACGGTGTTCTGGACGTTGCCGGCAGCCATGCTCTCCGGTTCAACCGCAGCAGCGGGTATTGCTTTTATCAATACAGTGGGCAATCTCGGCGGATTTGTCGGTCCCTACATGACCGGGTGGATTCGCGAGGCGACGCATTCGTATGTCTGGGCATTGGCCGCGCTTGGCGGGTGGCTCGCATTGAGCGGCGTGGTCATTCTCATTGTCGGACGTAAGAAGCCAGGCGACGGAGTGCAGAACCGAAAAGCCGATGAGACGTCGGTGCTGGCGAAGGGCTCAACCGTATCGAAACGCCTCATACCGATTGGCCCGGA is a window from the Burkholderia sp. PAMC 26561 genome containing:
- a CDS encoding porin, producing the protein MKGSLSQAGDEFGRSAYVGLSSPYDTVTLGRQYDSVVDYIGGLEAGSQWATYFAAHPGDLDNMNNSNRINNAIKYTSANYSGLKFGGLYSLGGIAGQYSRNEIWSLGAGYVQGPLTLGIGYLDIIDPNFSAVGNSAQSSATGSNFGSNVVISGYASAKSQKVFAAGGAYTIGAATIGGTYSNTQFKKLRGEAGVGLNPVEYTGGSAKFPNVNSI
- a CDS encoding aspartate/glutamate racemase family protein, with the protein product MTKPTRVSLIHATPLAIAPIAEGFKRLWPQASVFNILEDSLTADLKAANGNIAALVTRFSALTRYAVDSGADGVLFTCSAFGPAIDAARAGVSVPVLKPNEAMISQALELGSKIALIATFAPSIAPITAEFEDLARQASKTIDLRSICVPEAWAALQQGDAGTHDHLIAQASAEAVDCHVICFAQFSMTSASPATQTASGRPVLTTPDSAVAKLKTLLAPHSY
- the dctA gene encoding C4-dicarboxylate transporter DctA, which codes for MSFSIRKAVSPLYIQVLIGVALGIAFGAIEPKLGVEMKIFADAFIKLVKMIVAPVVFATVVTGIAKMGDIKTVGRVGLKSLIYFEAVTTAALAIGLIVAHMMNPGGGMNVDPRTLDTSSVAGYAKVARDQTVQDFFMRIIPESFVGAFVHGEILPVVFIAVLFGLALANAGTKAALLVNIVDEFLHTLFGVVGFMMKFAPIGAFGAIAFTVGKYGLGSLLALGHLMLAFYVTCLIFIFVVLGTILKLCGINVFRFLAYLKTEILITLGTSSAEPALPRLLEKLERMGCGKSIVGLVVPTGYAFNLDGVCIYLTMAVVFIAQATNTHLTLGQELVVLAMGLFTSKGMSGVPGGGFIALAATLSSVHVLPLSAIALLVGIDRFMGEARSVTSIIGNAVAAVVIAKWEHAFDPSKMREALYHQNDVEAEFSDTSVPGTPIQSPIQRDIESHGVVSEKPL
- a CDS encoding GntR family transcriptional regulator, whose amino-acid sequence is MKNETTSALADQVAAKIIDIARTRALPAGEHLREEALAAELGLSRTPVRRGLALLETFGIVVKEPNRGIFLAVDAHGIDIGKLPFGVDPLEDFYLRVSDDCLNGDIAEEFYEAALLRKYDIPRGQLLKVLSRLSNEGMIARKPGQGWRINPFLHNTEAHIQSYRFRMAIEPAALMETGFRVDKAAFAKARKIQQEMLEGDIFKLSRSMLFKNGSEFHEMLVRCSGNRFFIEAIERQNQLRRFMEYKAATDRPRLIRQCQEHLELLDMIESGARDHAAAFLRRHLDIVSKIKARAEAKEEQEASHRLQPEAHL
- a CDS encoding porin — its product is MKKLSVTVVAGIGCAMAPSVFAQSSVTLYGIVDVGISYASNVGGHAQAQEQSGIFNGNRFGFKGLEDLGGGLSAVFQLEDGFSANNGTFGQGTTSTTGAMATAAVTRLFGRQAWVGIKSPWATVMLGRQYDFMYDLAPIAASNYATSYMHRPGTANALLGNNGSTTDFDRIGGARVDNSVKLSSASLGGFSLGGIYGFGGQAGAFSNGSTQGAGVKYAQGNLQVAAAWTNLKEADASSSYRVYGGGARYHIGPVRLAAVYTNAEWTARGDRVDTVEFGAQYLITPAFSLAAAYYYSKPNNEAKNVILKGTRNQVGAVADYAFSKTTDVYLACDYQRAKHGYAAQIYSLSPTDAATNHQSVIAVGVQHYF
- a CDS encoding MFS transporter encodes the protein MKSEIHQRTMSKVSRRLIPFMILMFLINFLDRVNISFAALEMNKDLGLSPSVYGLAAGILFVGYVAFEIPSNLILQKVGARVWLARIMITWGILATLMAFVFNAWTLFSLRALIGVAEAGFFPGLLFYMMRWFPAEERGKAITVFMLGNPISVVLGGPLSVTILHYSHHFGGFAGWQWLFIIEGIPAVIIGLVTLFWLTERPHDAKWLQTDERDWLINKIGEEMRAKDGKKGSPVRVADVFTHGPTLAFAFSKFCVLLAFFGITLWLPQIVKSLGSLSTVEAGIVSAVPYVFSALASIAIGRHSDKTGERKWHIALPAFLGAAGFVVAAIAGNPWLAMAGLCVAAAGLWVSNTVFWTLPAAMLSGSTAAAGIAFINTVGNLGGFVGPYMTGWIREATHSYVWALAALGGWLALSGVVILIVGRKKPGDGVQNRKADETSVLAKGSTVSKRLIPIGPET